In Maridesulfovibrio sp., the following proteins share a genomic window:
- the hybB gene encoding sulfate respiration complex protein HmcC, translated as MSTPANNGPKSAFNTFNLVAGAILVVGLILSVLRFTQGIGPVTNLDDNNPWGIWIGFDLLCGVALAAGGYTTSAACYIFGLKRFHSAVRPAILTAFLGYALVVFALQYDLGRPWRLPYPIFVSQGTTSLLFEVGLCVMLYLTVLFIEFTPAMFEWLGWTKIRKVVVKLTLVLTIFGVVLSTLHQSSLGALYTIVPSKLHPLWYSPYMPLYFFVSSIAAGMSMVIFEGTMSHKKLHRMMDEEYLKHHDSVVFGFGKATSLVLFGYFFIKTMGVAYDNNWHYLASGYGLLFLTEMLGFVALPCFLYAVGVRDRNSGLIKKAAIITVLGIVFNRFNVSMIAFNYHLPAAERYFPSMTEIGISVFIVTLGVVIFRFITTRMPIFFEHPDYKGDH; from the coding sequence ATGTCCACTCCCGCGAATAACGGCCCTAAATCGGCCTTCAATACATTCAATCTGGTGGCAGGTGCCATCCTTGTTGTGGGTCTGATCCTTTCCGTGCTCAGATTCACTCAGGGTATCGGTCCCGTGACCAACCTTGATGACAACAACCCATGGGGTATCTGGATCGGATTCGACCTGCTCTGCGGTGTTGCTCTCGCAGCCGGCGGATACACTACTTCCGCAGCCTGCTATATCTTCGGACTCAAGCGCTTTCACTCCGCTGTACGTCCGGCAATCCTGACCGCATTCCTCGGCTACGCCCTTGTTGTATTCGCACTGCAATACGACCTCGGCCGTCCGTGGAGACTCCCTTACCCCATCTTCGTTTCTCAGGGTACTACATCCCTGCTCTTCGAAGTTGGTCTGTGTGTTATGCTCTACCTGACAGTTCTCTTCATTGAGTTCACTCCGGCCATGTTCGAATGGCTCGGCTGGACGAAGATCCGCAAAGTGGTCGTTAAACTGACCCTCGTGCTGACCATCTTCGGCGTAGTGCTCTCCACCCTGCACCAGTCCTCACTCGGCGCGCTGTACACCATCGTACCGTCTAAACTGCACCCGCTCTGGTACTCCCCCTACATGCCGCTTTACTTCTTTGTTTCAAGTATCGCAGCAGGTATGTCCATGGTCATCTTCGAAGGCACCATGTCCCACAAGAAGCTGCACCGCATGATGGATGAAGAATACCTCAAGCACCACGACAGCGTTGTGTTCGGATTCGGTAAGGCTACTTCACTTGTTCTCTTCGGCTACTTCTTCATTAAAACTATGGGCGTGGCTTACGACAACAACTGGCATTACCTTGCATCCGGCTACGGCCTGCTCTTCCTGACTGAAATGCTCGGCTTCGTTGCCCTGCCCTGCTTCCTTTATGCTGTAGGTGTGCGCGATAGAAACTCCGGCCTGATCAAAAAAGCAGCGATCATTACCGTTCTCGGTATCGTGTTTAACAGGTTCAACGTTTCCATGATTGCGTTTAACTACCATCTGCCTGCTGCTGAAAGGTACTTCCCAAGCATGACTGAAATCGGAATCTCCGTATTCATCGTAACTCTCGGTGTCGTGATTTTCCGTTTCATCACTACCCGGATGCCCATTTTCTTCGAGCATCCTGACTACAAAGGCGACCACTAG
- a CDS encoding DUF805 domain-containing protein codes for MRFYLEILKKFNNFHDKADYREFSRFILVHSGIICVLFLLGYIDHPLAKKVVDTVTGLFLIGTSLPCVALFIRRLNAVGRSPRLVAVGLIPVVGLAYLLFICLKKTD; via the coding sequence ATGAGATTTTACTTAGAAATACTTAAGAAGTTTAATAACTTTCATGATAAGGCAGATTATCGTGAATTCAGCAGGTTTATTCTTGTCCATAGTGGCATCATCTGTGTGCTGTTTTTGCTTGGGTACATTGACCACCCTTTAGCTAAAAAAGTGGTAGATACTGTGACAGGGTTGTTCCTGATCGGTACATCCCTGCCTTGTGTAGCTCTTTTCATCCGCAGACTTAATGCTGTAGGGCGCAGTCCAAGGCTTGTGGCCGTTGGGTTGATTCCAGTGGTAGGTCTGGCCTACCTGCTTTTTATTTGCCTGAAAAAGACTGATTAG
- a CDS encoding sulfate respiration complex protein HmcD — translation MEAHNLQEYYTFTKGIMYLLMGGALVGVTLFWQFLMGGKAYRDENKKNYGDHH, via the coding sequence ATGGAAGCACATAACCTTCAGGAATACTACACATTCACCAAAGGTATCATGTACCTTCTGATGGGTGGAGCACTGGTTGGCGTAACCCTGTTCTGGCAGTTCCTCATGGGCGGAAAAGCCTACCGTGATGAAAACAAAAAGAACTACGGCGACCACCATTAA
- a CDS encoding DVU0259 family response regulator domain-containing protein, with protein MPQKIMVVDDDPYIVDYLVNVFEDHGYLTCRAFDGTSAYDVAMAENPDLITLDLEMPNEWGPKFYRRLTQEEQFSEIPVIVISGLPGIHMAIKRAVATIKKPFDPTEVIEIVRKALGENNGLD; from the coding sequence ATGCCCCAAAAAATAATGGTCGTCGACGATGATCCGTATATCGTAGATTACCTTGTAAATGTTTTCGAGGACCACGGATACCTCACCTGCCGCGCTTTCGACGGGACTTCCGCCTATGATGTTGCAATGGCTGAAAATCCCGACCTGATCACCCTTGATCTTGAAATGCCAAATGAATGGGGACCAAAATTTTACCGCAGACTGACTCAGGAAGAACAATTTTCTGAAATTCCTGTGATTGTCATCAGCGGCCTGCCCGGAATTCATATGGCAATTAAACGTGCTGTTGCGACAATCAAAAAGCCATTTGACCCGACTGAGGTCATTGAAATCGTGCGGAAAGCATTGGGAGAAAACAACGGGCTGGATTAA
- a CDS encoding sulfate respiration complex iron-sulfur protein HmcF, with product MPQGKLCNRQPITTDEQLKLTLSDKSGKQYYAEMKELDVDTNALWATIQKTMKSRTKTWLEICAHCGMCADSCFLYQVNDCVPEQVPSYKIQSTLGHIVKKKGQVDNEFMRHCMKVAWSQCTCCNRCGMYCPHGIDMGVMFSYLRGLLYSQGFVPWELKIGSGMHRVYRAQMDVTTEDWVETCEWMAEETEEEWPGLTIPVDKQDADIMYTCNAREPKHYPEDLAEAAILFHVAGENWTVPSEGWEQTSLSMFAGDWECCKDNVNHVYDAIERLNPARVTGTECGHAHRATVIEGPYWAGRKDGLPPKPYIHYVEWLAEALREGKLKIDPAKRIKEPVTLQDSCNYVRNQGLKDVTREIINYIVEPGYFVEMAPNKEHNYCCGGGGGFNGIGLYREQRNVALRKKMDQILDTGCKLVIAPCHNCWDAIRDLEEEYEIGIRWSFLKPLIIGMLDIPEGMRVEW from the coding sequence ATGCCTCAAGGTAAGCTTTGTAACAGACAGCCGATCACAACCGACGAGCAGCTCAAACTGACTCTTTCGGATAAGAGCGGTAAGCAGTATTACGCTGAAATGAAAGAACTGGACGTGGATACCAACGCTCTGTGGGCCACTATCCAGAAAACAATGAAATCCAGAACTAAGACCTGGCTCGAAATCTGTGCCCACTGCGGCATGTGCGCAGACAGCTGTTTCCTTTATCAGGTAAACGACTGCGTTCCCGAGCAGGTTCCTTCTTATAAAATCCAGTCCACTCTCGGACATATCGTGAAGAAGAAAGGACAGGTGGATAACGAATTCATGCGCCACTGCATGAAGGTCGCATGGTCCCAGTGCACATGTTGTAACCGTTGCGGCATGTACTGCCCCCACGGCATCGACATGGGTGTTATGTTCTCCTACCTTCGCGGACTCCTCTACTCTCAGGGCTTTGTTCCCTGGGAACTGAAAATCGGTTCCGGTATGCACCGCGTATACCGCGCACAGATGGACGTCACCACCGAGGACTGGGTAGAAACATGTGAATGGATGGCTGAAGAGACCGAGGAAGAATGGCCAGGTCTGACCATTCCGGTTGATAAACAAGACGCCGACATCATGTACACCTGTAACGCCCGTGAGCCCAAACACTACCCGGAAGACCTCGCAGAAGCTGCAATTCTCTTCCACGTAGCAGGGGAAAACTGGACCGTACCTTCCGAAGGTTGGGAACAGACATCCCTTTCCATGTTTGCCGGCGACTGGGAATGTTGTAAAGACAATGTCAACCACGTATACGATGCTATTGAGCGCCTAAACCCGGCCCGTGTAACCGGAACCGAGTGCGGTCACGCTCACCGAGCCACCGTTATTGAAGGTCCCTACTGGGCCGGACGTAAAGACGGTCTGCCGCCTAAGCCTTACATTCACTACGTTGAATGGCTGGCCGAAGCCCTGCGTGAAGGCAAGCTCAAAATTGATCCCGCAAAACGCATTAAAGAGCCGGTAACACTCCAGGATTCCTGTAACTATGTCCGTAACCAGGGACTCAAAGACGTTACCCGCGAAATCATCAATTACATTGTTGAACCGGGATACTTCGTGGAAATGGCACCCAACAAGGAACATAACTACTGCTGCGGCGGTGGCGGCGGATTCAACGGAATCGGCCTCTACCGTGAACAGCGTAACGTGGCCCTGCGCAAAAAGATGGACCAGATTCTAGATACCGGTTGTAAACTGGTAATCGCTCCATGCCATAACTGCTGGGATGCCATTCGTGACCTTGAAGAGGAATATGAAATCGGCATCCGCTGGTCCTTCCTCAAGCCTCTGATCATCGGTATGCTCGATATTCCCGAAGGCATGCGTGTCGAATGGTAG
- a CDS encoding sulfate respiration complex iron-sulfur protein HmcB produces MLRRTFLGMLGAACVGASLPAGAEAAGKEFKGYPGSKGVLFDATRCIGCRKCEAACNKVQKLPAPEKKFDDLSVLDTKRRTDAKTFTVVNKYGTPEHPVFRKSQCNHCLEPACASACFVKAFKKLPNGAVVYDESVCVGCRYCMVACPFEIPAYEYDEPLTPRVMKCDMCAPRQAKGELPGCVAECPKEALVFGERDELIKIARERIRRNPDRYVDHLYGEDEMGGTSWMYLSGVPFKEIGMREDLGTKSAPELTAGALAAVPMVAGLWPVLLGGIYAVSKRNSKIADEERKEAVENAIAKASAEAEKTLSEALEKADVANKRKIEVEVKKAVEEALAPKEEEQEENSEKEES; encoded by the coding sequence ATGTTACGCAGAACATTCCTCGGAATGCTGGGCGCAGCCTGCGTGGGAGCTTCCCTCCCCGCAGGAGCTGAGGCCGCAGGCAAGGAGTTCAAAGGATATCCCGGAAGTAAGGGTGTACTCTTTGACGCTACCCGCTGCATCGGCTGCCGCAAATGTGAAGCAGCCTGCAACAAGGTCCAGAAACTTCCCGCACCGGAGAAGAAATTCGATGACCTTTCCGTGCTGGACACCAAACGCAGAACTGATGCCAAGACCTTCACCGTGGTTAACAAGTACGGTACTCCGGAACATCCCGTATTCCGCAAGTCCCAGTGCAACCACTGTCTTGAGCCTGCATGTGCGTCCGCATGTTTCGTAAAAGCATTCAAAAAACTGCCCAACGGCGCAGTTGTTTATGATGAGTCGGTTTGTGTCGGCTGCCGCTACTGCATGGTGGCATGCCCCTTTGAAATCCCGGCTTATGAATATGATGAACCCCTGACCCCGCGGGTTATGAAGTGCGACATGTGCGCTCCCCGTCAGGCAAAGGGAGAACTTCCCGGCTGTGTTGCCGAGTGCCCGAAAGAAGCACTTGTCTTCGGTGAAAGGGATGAGCTTATCAAAATCGCCCGCGAACGTATCCGCCGCAACCCCGACCGTTACGTCGACCACCTTTACGGTGAAGACGAAATGGGCGGAACCAGCTGGATGTACCTCTCCGGCGTGCCTTTCAAAGAAATCGGCATGCGCGAAGACCTCGGTACAAAGTCCGCACCTGAGCTCACTGCCGGTGCACTGGCTGCGGTACCCATGGTTGCAGGCCTCTGGCCCGTTCTCCTCGGCGGCATCTACGCTGTAAGCAAACGCAACAGCAAAATAGCCGACGAAGAACGCAAGGAAGCTGTGGAAAACGCAATTGCCAAGGCAAGCGCGGAAGCTGAAAAAACTCTCTCCGAAGCTCTTGAAAAGGCTGATGTTGCCAACAAGCGCAAGATCGAAGTCGAGGTCAAGAAAGCTGTAGAAGAAGCCCTTGCTCCGAAAGAAGAAGAGCAGGAAGAAAACAGCGAGAAGGAGGAATCCTAA
- a CDS encoding DVU0259 family response regulator domain-containing protein, with product MSKKILIIDDDQDIRSYLGDLFSDNGYETVMAEDGAVAMEVVTAEKPDLITLDLEMPGEWGPRFYRKLSQSDEFKRTPVIVISGLQANKYAIPKAIATLTKPFDAEELIRIVKDTIG from the coding sequence ATGTCTAAGAAGATCTTAATTATAGATGACGATCAGGATATCCGTTCATACTTGGGCGATCTTTTCAGCGATAACGGCTACGAAACCGTTATGGCTGAAGACGGTGCGGTTGCAATGGAGGTTGTAACTGCCGAAAAACCGGATTTGATCACTCTGGACCTTGAAATGCCGGGCGAGTGGGGTCCGCGCTTTTACCGTAAGCTCAGTCAGAGCGATGAGTTCAAAAGAACTCCGGTAATTGTTATCAGCGGACTTCAGGCTAACAAGTACGCAATTCCCAAGGCTATAGCCACACTGACCAAACCCTTCGATGCCGAAGAACTGATCAGGATTGTGAAAGACACAATCGGCTAA
- a CDS encoding universal stress protein: MFKKILLATTGSPASFGAARVAFDMAKRYDSEVTIFHVVGVPTKAFSHVVNDVRTGEEVEIDAEYLSWVEEELKTTFAKQFEEAANAKIVLTTGVPSREILREARSADSDLIVMAASSGENASFHKGYPGSTLQKVAKSARCPVLSVHRESASYWGGFSNILFGTDFSKQAESAFKFALSTARELDCDLTIFHALDISGKVLDQNEIEEDLITARKRIRETYVPLMGDFTNYDIEVWEGTPYVEIVKLAREKSVDLICLAHHTNELDPERARIGSTVEQVILRANCPVVSVSKPDKV, translated from the coding sequence ATGTTTAAAAAAATCCTTTTGGCGACCACCGGCTCCCCTGCGAGTTTCGGTGCCGCACGCGTAGCTTTCGACATGGCGAAGCGCTACGATTCAGAAGTAACAATCTTCCATGTTGTGGGTGTGCCCACCAAGGCATTCTCTCACGTTGTCAACGATGTGCGTACCGGTGAAGAAGTCGAGATAGACGCAGAGTACCTCTCATGGGTCGAAGAAGAACTCAAGACAACCTTCGCCAAGCAGTTTGAAGAAGCTGCTAACGCTAAAATCGTTCTGACAACCGGTGTACCTTCCCGTGAAATCCTGCGAGAAGCCCGCAGCGCCGACAGTGACCTTATCGTCATGGCTGCAAGCTCCGGCGAAAACGCTTCTTTTCACAAAGGCTACCCCGGAAGCACCCTGCAGAAGGTGGCAAAATCCGCCCGCTGCCCGGTTCTTTCCGTACACCGTGAATCCGCTTCCTACTGGGGCGGGTTCTCCAACATCCTTTTTGGTACCGACTTCTCCAAGCAGGCTGAGAGCGCATTCAAATTCGCTCTGTCCACAGCCCGCGAACTCGACTGCGACCTGACTATCTTCCATGCCCTGGATATCAGCGGCAAGGTTCTGGACCAGAATGAAATCGAGGAAGACCTCATCACAGCCCGCAAGCGCATCAGGGAAACCTACGTGCCGCTCATGGGTGATTTCACTAACTATGATATCGAAGTATGGGAAGGAACTCCCTACGTCGAAATCGTCAAACTCGCCCGTGAGAAGAGCGTGGACCTTATCTGCCTCGCCCATCACACCAACGAGCTTGATCCGGAAAGAGCACGTATCGGTTCAACTGTTGAGCAGGTCATTTTAAGGGCAAACTGCCCGGTGGTCAGCGTCAGCAAGCCCGATAAAGTATAG
- a CDS encoding M20 family metallopeptidase — protein MTEQETYDNFLKDFEKIINTDSASENLDGVAEVAAFLKDKFDALGLATEITREGERGVPCLKACTPSKNGRYDFMFIGHMDTVFPEGEAKNRPFKIEGGRALGPGTNDMKGGLLVALYAIEKLKAEGNLEKVAICVAFNGDEEVGSENSRTWIEKTAANCDRVFVFEPCRPDYRHVMHRKGGGVVQITASGISAHSGANPERGANALVELAGHIPVIHTLNDMDNAITAQCNVIKGGDKFNIIPDHAELTVDVRVGTREEADIVTEFFKKLPETNYVQGASIQVSGGVDRPPMEYTDKTMAMWEVLHAEAAKLGIDSAWISTGGCSDGNWTAALGIPTIDGMGTVGENSHREDEYMELDSIVPMINIVANTCLTIADNQ, from the coding sequence ATGACTGAACAAGAAACATACGACAACTTTCTGAAAGATTTTGAAAAAATCATTAACACTGACAGTGCCAGCGAAAATCTGGACGGTGTTGCCGAAGTTGCAGCTTTCCTTAAAGACAAATTTGACGCACTCGGTCTTGCTACCGAGATCACTCGTGAAGGTGAACGCGGTGTTCCATGCCTCAAAGCATGCACTCCGAGCAAAAATGGACGCTACGACTTCATGTTTATCGGCCACATGGACACAGTCTTCCCAGAAGGTGAAGCTAAAAACCGACCCTTTAAAATTGAAGGCGGACGCGCGCTTGGACCGGGAACCAATGATATGAAAGGCGGCCTGCTGGTTGCTCTCTACGCCATTGAAAAACTCAAAGCCGAAGGCAATCTTGAAAAGGTAGCCATCTGCGTTGCTTTCAATGGTGACGAAGAAGTGGGTTCAGAAAACTCCCGCACATGGATCGAAAAGACTGCCGCAAATTGCGACCGTGTATTTGTTTTCGAACCCTGCCGTCCCGACTACCGCCACGTCATGCACCGCAAAGGTGGAGGAGTGGTACAAATTACAGCCAGCGGTATTTCCGCCCACTCCGGTGCTAACCCTGAACGCGGGGCAAACGCTTTGGTGGAACTGGCAGGACACATACCTGTTATTCATACCCTGAATGACATGGATAATGCCATCACTGCCCAGTGCAACGTGATTAAGGGCGGCGACAAATTCAACATCATCCCCGACCATGCAGAGCTTACTGTTGACGTCCGCGTGGGAACCAGAGAAGAAGCAGACATTGTAACTGAATTCTTCAAAAAACTGCCGGAAACAAACTATGTGCAAGGGGCTTCGATCCAAGTCTCCGGCGGTGTTGACCGCCCTCCCATGGAATACACCGACAAAACCATGGCCATGTGGGAAGTTCTGCACGCGGAGGCCGCTAAGCTTGGCATTGATTCAGCATGGATTTCGACCGGAGGCTGCTCTGACGGTAACTGGACAGCTGCCTTGGGCATCCCGACTATCGACGGTATGGGAACTGTAGGTGAGAACTCCCACCGCGAAGACGAATACATGGAACTGGACAGCATTGTGCCCATGATCAACATTGTTGCCAATACCTGCCTGACAATTGCTGACAACCAATAG
- a CDS encoding sulfate respiration complex hexadecaheme cytochrome HmcA, with the protein MANGKKLLRLSGILIVLAGVLGFHMEALSMVGTPQENGYKRPDLIMIDTIAAQEKLELPAVVFLHDTHTKAMAEQGKDCTACHQKTEGSMSYKFMRTEDGSSKKLKEIYHNGCISCHAADAKAGKKTGPQVGECRSCHMADPEIKAERAPAGMENILHYRHWDSKLIAKDEGQETNCGSCHHVYNSIDKKLEYVKGQEENCSACHTATPEGAVKLTTSEAYHGQCVSCHLEMKAAKAEKTGPVNCAGCHGENQAADLKEDNAAVMKKLGGKLPRLPRQQPDAVLLTAPVQENVAVKTTMAAVAFNHKAHEGYTYSCSSCHHKTMNKSCSSCHTVRGSKDGGYVTLDKAMHKVDSTRSCVGCHAVKQKDPKCAGCHELMPKNAIKSKEACAVCHNGPASTSSEPVAMDASAKAEIASKLITKRPESPTLIAEKDIPEFVTINVLENEYKASKLPHRKIIMSLVNGMKGDAMANAFHSTPLTVCGSCHHNSPASATPPSCASCHGGKVQDGRPALKAAYHVQCMTCHDAMNIKKPASTDCTACHAKK; encoded by the coding sequence ATGGCAAACGGAAAGAAACTATTGCGATTGTCCGGTATCCTGATTGTCCTGGCCGGGGTGCTCGGCTTCCATATGGAGGCACTGAGCATGGTCGGAACCCCCCAGGAAAACGGCTATAAGCGTCCTGATCTGATTATGATCGACACTATTGCCGCTCAGGAAAAACTGGAGCTGCCTGCTGTTGTGTTTCTTCATGATACACACACTAAGGCTATGGCTGAGCAGGGCAAAGACTGTACTGCCTGCCACCAGAAAACAGAAGGAAGCATGTCCTACAAGTTCATGAGAACTGAAGACGGGTCTTCTAAAAAGCTTAAAGAAATTTACCACAACGGTTGTATCAGCTGTCATGCTGCCGATGCCAAGGCCGGAAAGAAAACCGGTCCTCAGGTCGGAGAATGCCGCAGCTGTCACATGGCTGACCCTGAAATCAAAGCAGAGCGTGCACCAGCCGGCATGGAGAATATTCTCCACTACCGCCACTGGGATTCCAAGCTCATAGCAAAAGATGAAGGCCAGGAAACCAATTGTGGAAGCTGTCACCACGTGTACAACAGTATCGACAAGAAACTTGAGTACGTGAAAGGACAGGAAGAAAACTGTAGCGCATGTCACACAGCTACCCCTGAGGGTGCGGTTAAACTGACCACCTCTGAAGCCTACCATGGCCAGTGTGTCAGCTGTCACCTTGAGATGAAAGCCGCCAAAGCTGAAAAGACCGGTCCTGTCAACTGTGCCGGTTGTCACGGCGAAAACCAGGCTGCAGACCTCAAAGAAGACAACGCTGCCGTAATGAAAAAGCTGGGTGGTAAACTGCCCCGCCTTCCCAGACAACAGCCCGACGCTGTTCTGCTCACCGCCCCTGTACAGGAAAACGTTGCTGTTAAGACAACAATGGCTGCCGTAGCTTTCAACCATAAGGCCCACGAAGGTTACACTTACTCCTGCAGCTCCTGCCACCACAAGACCATGAACAAGTCCTGCTCCTCCTGCCATACTGTTCGCGGTTCCAAGGACGGCGGTTATGTTACTCTCGACAAGGCTATGCACAAAGTTGACAGCACCAGATCCTGTGTTGGCTGTCACGCTGTAAAGCAGAAAGATCCTAAATGTGCAGGCTGCCACGAACTCATGCCCAAGAACGCAATCAAGTCCAAAGAGGCCTGTGCCGTATGTCACAACGGACCTGCTTCCACTTCCAGCGAACCTGTTGCAATGGATGCCTCCGCCAAGGCTGAAATTGCTTCCAAGCTGATCACGAAGCGTCCCGAGTCTCCGACCCTTATTGCGGAAAAGGACATTCCTGAATTCGTGACCATCAACGTCCTCGAAAATGAATACAAAGCCAGCAAGCTGCCCCACCGCAAGATCATCATGAGCTTGGTTAACGGTATGAAGGGTGATGCTATGGCCAACGCCTTCCACAGCACACCGCTTACCGTGTGCGGAAGCTGCCACCACAACAGTCCCGCTAGCGCCACCCCGCCAAGTTGCGCAAGCTGCCACGGTGGTAAAGTTCAGGACGGACGTCCGGCCCTCAAGGCTGCTTATCACGTTCAGTGCATGACCTGTCATGACGCAATGAACATCAAGAAGCCTGCTTCTACTGACTGCACCGCATGTCACGCGAAGAAATAG
- a CDS encoding sulfate respiration complex protein HmcE: MYELLTGPLCWLVFAISFGGLLVRVVLYFKGLNQQLDRVAYKAHMSYGLKGAFNSIISWLNPVGARAWRKKPGFTFIFFAFHIGLLATPIFLAAHNVMLQENLGFSLPQIPAFLADLLSWVVIVACVAIILRRIALPEVRILTTAYDYLLLVITVAPFVTGLIARYQMGDYQFWLLAHIITGQIWLLCLPFTKLSHCVLFFCSRAQLGMDYGIKRGGMKGSTFSW; encoded by the coding sequence ATGTATGAACTTCTGACCGGGCCTTTGTGCTGGCTGGTTTTCGCAATCAGCTTCGGCGGCCTGCTGGTGCGCGTAGTGCTCTACTTCAAGGGCCTCAACCAGCAGCTCGACCGTGTGGCATACAAAGCCCACATGTCTTACGGACTTAAAGGCGCATTCAATTCAATTATCAGCTGGCTGAACCCCGTGGGCGCACGCGCATGGAGAAAGAAGCCCGGCTTTACCTTTATATTCTTTGCATTCCACATCGGACTGCTCGCCACACCCATTTTCCTTGCAGCTCATAACGTCATGCTTCAGGAAAACCTGGGATTCAGCCTGCCGCAGATTCCCGCATTTTTGGCGGACCTGCTCTCATGGGTCGTAATCGTGGCCTGTGTCGCAATCATTCTGCGCCGCATAGCTCTCCCGGAAGTAAGAATTCTCACCACAGCTTATGATTACCTTCTGCTGGTGATCACCGTAGCCCCCTTCGTAACCGGCCTTATCGCCCGTTACCAGATGGGTGACTACCAGTTCTGGCTGCTGGCACACATCATCACCGGTCAAATCTGGCTGCTGTGCCTGCCTTTCACCAAACTCAGCCACTGCGTGCTCTTCTTCTGTTCCCGTGCTCAGCTCGGAATGGATTACGGTATCAAACGCGGCGGCATGAAAGGCTCCACCTTCTCCTGGTAA
- a CDS encoding ABC transporter permease — translation MNSSLLKKRINSFKKDKPAVIGATILLIFIIAGIFAPLLAPMNPYDLSSVDLGNMLQQPFWMDGGSSIFPLGTDDQGRGILSTILYGLRTSLIVGGSVVTIAGTFGIVMGMVGAYYGGVIDAFVMRCADTVFSFSTTLLAVLLLGVFETRGIGTVIFAICIADWVKYARTIRGSVLEIKNNPYVMAAKASGAKDFRIIFQHILPNALPPIFVVMAVDLAVVIMLEATLSFLGVGVPLTEPSLGMMIAIGKNYIYAGMWWMTLFPGAALILLVVGINLFADWLRDEMNPKLAR, via the coding sequence ATGAACAGCTCACTTTTAAAAAAGCGCATTAACAGCTTTAAAAAGGACAAGCCGGCGGTAATCGGCGCAACCATCCTGCTGATATTTATCATTGCCGGAATATTCGCACCCCTGCTGGCTCCCATGAACCCGTACGACCTAAGCTCCGTTGATCTCGGAAACATGCTCCAGCAACCTTTCTGGATGGATGGCGGTTCCAGCATTTTCCCGCTGGGGACCGATGATCAGGGACGCGGAATCCTTTCCACCATTCTTTACGGATTACGCACCTCGCTCATAGTCGGCGGATCTGTCGTCACCATAGCCGGAACTTTCGGTATCGTCATGGGCATGGTCGGTGCTTACTACGGCGGTGTTATTGATGCATTTGTCATGCGCTGCGCCGACACAGTATTTTCCTTCTCTACTACCCTGCTGGCTGTACTGCTGCTTGGTGTGTTTGAGACCCGTGGAATAGGGACTGTTATCTTCGCTATCTGTATTGCGGACTGGGTAAAGTACGCACGGACGATTCGGGGTAGCGTGCTTGAAATTAAGAACAACCCTTACGTCATGGCCGCAAAAGCGTCAGGGGCTAAGGATTTTCGCATTATTTTCCAGCATATCCTGCCCAATGCCCTGCCGCCGATCTTCGTTGTCATGGCTGTTGACCTTGCAGTTGTTATCATGCTTGAAGCGACACTGAGCTTCCTTGGAGTCGGTGTTCCGCTGACTGAGCCTTCCCTCGGCATGATGATTGCCATCGGCAAAAACTACATCTATGCTGGAATGTGGTGGATGACTCTCTTCCCGGGAGCAGCACTCATACTGCTGGTAGTGGGTATCAACCTTTTCGCCGACTGGTTGCGCGATGAGATGAACCCAAAACTGGCAAGATAA